The sequence below is a genomic window from Carassius carassius chromosome 45, fCarCar2.1, whole genome shotgun sequence.
CGATAAGGCGAAATACTCCAGGCTGGCTGATAGTGATGAAGGCTACATTGATCTACAGGTGAGGAACACTGATGCAAGAAAATAGTTCATTTGTATTATATTGTTTGTAGCATAAATGTATAAACACCTTTTTTATAGTTTAAGAAAACACCACCTAAAGTACCCTACAAGGCTATTGCGCTGGCAACCTTCCTCTTTCTGGTTGGCTCTGTATTGATAGTTGTTGGATCCCTTCTTTTGGCAGGATACATTAATGTCGTGGTGAGTAAACAAAACTGCAGTATTGCAAATATCTGTCAGTATGTTAGCAAGTAATGTATGATCTTGTTCTAGTACCCAGATCGCACGATTCCTGTTCTCATCATCGGCATACTGATCTTTCTTCCCGGAATCTATCACCTGCGGATTGCTTATCATGCTTCCAAGGGTCACCGTGGTTATTCTTACGAGGACATCCCGGACTTTGATGACTGAACGGATCTGGTCATACCGAATGCTGTTTCTTTTATGTGTTTTCTGCAGATGTTGCATGATTTGCCTTTAGACTTTCGTTCTCTTTTTACTGCGAGTTTCTCTAGGAGAGACTATATCAAGCTGTCTTTATTTTTACCAAAAGAAAACAGAAGTGCAATATTAAGCaaaatagaatatatttttttagctgaATACATAAAAGGCCAATGAGAAATATGCTGATATTTTCGTAGCTTTGATAAAACTTGAAAAAGTAttgttttaaaagtttgaaaatgtatgtatctgTAATGAAGCcagttatgtactgtatatactctatcagtcaaaagtttggacaccggTATCCCAGGATGCACCTCTTGAAGTCCTCAGTATCcacattatttttctaaaatgtgtTTACTAA
It includes:
- the LOC132127524 gene encoding transmembrane protein 230-like; the encoded protein is MMASRNNTASAAPNDKAKYSRLADSDEGYIDLQFKKTPPKVPYKAIALATFLFLVGSVLIVVGSLLLAGYINVVYPDRTIPVLIIGILIFLPGIYHLRIAYHASKGHRGYSYEDIPDFDD